The Candidatus Abawacabacteria bacterium genomic sequence ACTAAATATACTCTCAGAGGCACGCGTAACTTTAGTCGAGTAGTTCATGCTCGTATGATTCCTGAAGATGAGACTGCACAAGGGGACTTACCATGGCATAGTGCTATCTAAAATAAAAGCAGATACTGTGAATAGGCAAATTATAGGAAGACATTGACAGTTCATAGTAACATTGAGAGTATCTGAAGCTTTTTGTATTAGGAATGATTGAGAGTATTAATGGTAAACTTTTTGAAACTACTGTGCTATGTCCAAAGGGAAGAACCGGCTATTTCCCTGGAGGCTTTGGTAAGAGACTACAGCCTCAAGATGGCCAGTTTGTATTTGATGACTGGCTGGATAGCAATCTTCCCGAAGTTCTGGCTGCTCTACACACTTGGGGCACGCTAGCTATTGAACAGGCAATTATTAAAGATCACAATCTTTTACGCTGGAAACGTTTGCGCGTCGAACCGAATTTGCCTTGTTTGCCTTGGCATTCTGATGGTGCAGATGGAAGAAAGTTAATTATGTTAGCCCAATCCCACGGCGATACTCTTCGAGAGCCTGATACTTTTGTGGCATCAGCGGATATTATTTTTCTTGCTTTGAAAATAATGACCCAAATGAAGTTAGCTGCTTATCAAGAATCCGTGCGCGATACTTTGATCAGATTATTTGGCCCCGATAAAAGTCCTACAGTTTCAGCATTTGAAAAGGCTTTTCAGGAATTTAATGTCCCTTGTCCTTACACGAGACACGCTATACGTGAGATTATGGCGGAAGTAGCTAAACATTATCAAGATTGGATATATCGCCATCATTGGCATGCAGATTCAGTACTCTTAATGGATACACAATATTTCTTGCAGCAAGGAACTTATTGCCGAGTAGTCCATGGGCGGATGGTAGAAGAAGGTCAATTATTGAGGGGAACTCCTTTGTGGCGGGCAGTAATTTGAGGAGATGGCTCTTGAGTCTAAATGTGTCTCTTGTTACACTGCACTCTCTTTAAATTAAATTATGACTGATGTATTAGCTGGCAAAGGGCCTGAGATTGGGGATGGGATGGAGGCTGATCTTGTTGAATTACGCAAAACTCGTGTAATGGTTGCTGCGGCAATGGAAGGAGCTAAAGGCAGAGGGCTGAAGCCACACTTAAGTGCCTGTGTTGCCCAAATGAAAGCGCGTGGCTTAGCATCGTTTGGTGATGTTGTTGCTGTGCCTAATGGGCAGCGCTATAGTGTGGATTTCAATTTGAGTCAGGAGGGATTAGAATTCTCTTGTATCACTTTAGGAGATTCTTCCTTGCCCACGTTTATGGGAAGATTAAATGAACGTGACCAGATAATGACTTATGGTGACTTCGAAACAGCAGAAATGGTTGCTGTATTTCAAGCAGTATTAAATGTTTTTATGACAGCCACTACCAGTGATGGTAGAGTTTCGTCAGTGGGAATGTTGCCGGTGGGTAAACTAACGCAAGCAATGCCAGCAATGCAGGGTACGGCTTTGGCAGAATTCAAAACTAAGGAGGCTGCTGTGAGTGCTGCTCCGGAATCACAGCTTTTAGCTGGTTACCTGGTAGCAGTATGCAATCTAATGGCACCAGGTGAAAGCTTTGATTCAATCGCTTTTGCTCCGAATGGAAACAAATATGAAATGACCGTGCGGCGTACTCCTGCTGGCGTATGGTTCTCTTATCGTGTGTCGAATCAAGGAGAAATGATTCCAAATTTTTGTCCGGAAAAAATAACCCCAACCACCCCTTTCAAGCCTGATGTAATGGGCATTGATCTTGCGGTAGCACCCTTGCTTGCGAGAGCGATGTTGAGTGCAATAAAGGCTAAAGCTTAGTATGCCAGAACAATTAGAAAGAAAGCGGCATATAGGAAGTGATGCGCACTTCCGTAGTGGGATTCGGGAAATTGTAGAACACGAATCTCCTGCAGGTCCTTATGCGCCAGGCTTTCTGCCAATTGAAGCCCCGCAGCCTGTGCCGGCGAGAGAACCTTTTGTCCCCCAAGTACCGTCTCCCTATGAACAGTTGCCATGGAGTCTTCCCAGAAAAAGGCGTATTGGATTCTAACAAACCTTAGTTGCTGAACAGTATTACACACAACAGAGCATTGACTTCTTGAGTAAGCCCTTTATAATAACTTGTCATTCTTTTTATGACATAAGTTATTTATTATGAGTCATCCTGGTAGACACCATTCTGGTTTAATCCGTGCTTTGGATCGTAGCTTTGTCGCCCAAACAGCGAAATTTGGAGATTATCTACATAGACTTTGTTCAGAGGCAGCTCGTCATGAAAAACCACACTTACAGTGGAGCCTCGATCATATTCCTGTTGCTGCAGACCATACAGCAAGTGTTGATGTACGCTTTTCCCAATTATCTGAGGCTGAGGTGGCTGGAGTGAGAGTTTGTTTATTAGAAATTTTTATCAAGCCAGCTACTTCAAAAGGTTCTTTACGATTGGAGATTTTGATTCCCTTTGGTTTGGATACGCAGGCAAATGTTTCTTTATTGCCTGATAGTGTTACTGATAAAGGTATTTACAAAGCACCTACTCTTCCATTTGATATTTCCTGTCGAGATATCGTACCAGATCAAAGTCACCTGTGGTCATCCGCAACCTTTCGCACTCGTTTATTAGAAGCCTTGGCTGATTCTACCAAGATGAAACAGCTCTATCATAAGGGACCTGCTGATACCATTAGTGAATAAGCTTATTTAACAGCGATACAGGCATTATCATTGAGAAATTGAGCAGGATCACTCATGTACAAGATTTGAGAGTACTCGCTTTCGGTAATAGGACTTACTGACAAGCGTCCTTGTTTCAGCATGGCCATATTTTCTAGTGACTCGGTGGCTTTCATCTTACTCAAAGCAACAGGCTTCAGGGGCTTTATATATGCAATATCCACCGTGGTCCAATTTTCGCCTGATGCAGTTGGGTCTGGATAAGCAATTTTTATCACTTTTGCTATACCTACAATTTGCTTCTCGTCTCCACTGTGGTAGAAGAAACAAATATCTCCGACTGCCATTTTCCTTAAATTGTTGCGGGCTGTATAATTTCTCACTCCAGTCCAAGCTGTGCTTTTATCCTTCTTCAGTTGGTCAAAACTATAAGCTTCTGGCTCACTTTTTAGAATCCAATAATTCATAGAGTAAACAGGTTACACTAAACACTTAATCAATTGAGTAAGATAAATACAAGTGGTGGAGATGAACAAGAATAAGGTACCATTGGCAAGTCAAAGGTTTTTGATAACACATAAGTTATGGGAATGATTACTCCTGCTGCTGCCATTATTGTGTTGGGACGAGGCATTTTGTCCAATAATACTTTAGGGAACGAATTGGGACGAGAGAGAAGATCATAAAGACGAAGACAAAGACCAAGACGAAGACAGAAAAAAAACTAGAAAAAGTTGGAAAGCTTTGCTCATCGAAATGAAGGATACTTGTGACATAATAAAAAGTGTGCCGCTCAAAATTAATATCTTGTCTTCTGTCTTAGTCTTCGTCTTGGTCTTCCATGATCTTCTCTCTCGTCCCTCGTCCTCCCTGCTAGGATACTACCTGTCCGCTAGTTATCCATTTTATGGTACAATTATCTGAAAACAAAAATATAGGCAATGGCTGAGCAATTAGATCAGAAATTACGTGCTGGAGCTGTAACAGAGCCAGAACCCACAGTGCCTACTTATGATCCTACCCGATTTAAGTTAGATGGTGGGCCTCTTAACCGTATACTTAGTGGCTTAACAGCAAACACTACTCTTCAGCAGGAGAGAAATACTGTGGTAGACCATCCATCGGATGATAGGGATAAGGAAGATGATGAACGAGCAACAGGAGTAATGGCATCAAGTTTGCCTCAACCTGCTTTATCAGCATTATCTAAGTCGGGACCTGATTTAGATAATGCTGAATTAGAAATAGAACGATTAAAGCAGGTACTTGCGGAGAGACGAGCACAGTTAGCGCGTTTGCTGGATGACATCTACAGTACATTTGGCAGCAATTGGACTGGACCAAATGCTAATGATTATCTTGGTAAATATCCTGCACTTTCAAATGAAGTAGTGTATGCCGTGATTGCCAATCGTGAAGCAGTTTTTAATGACTTTGCCCTACGCGAAGCTTTGTGTATTGGTGGCGAATATTTGAGAGATTTAGATGGTAGTGTTGTCAGTATTTATACCCTGGCTTCCTTGAAAGAAGGCGGTGTTCTGGGGAAAGGCGGCGTTGGCGTGGTGAAAGATGGTTATATTTTAAAGAATAATGTTTTAACGAGAGTAGTAATCAAAGAGCCTATTTTAGCAGACAGAGAAGGTAAAGATGCGGCAAAGCGAGCTGAGGAAAAAAGAAAAGAACAAGAGCGGATCACTGCATATATGAGAGAAGCGACTAATGCGAATCTCTATCTAAGAGATCCCATTCCCGGTGTGGCAAGATGTCTAGCAGTCACCGAACCTCGGCCCAATGGTTTGCCAGTACTAGTCTATGAAAAGATTACTGACAAAAATGGCAAGGTTTGTGACGGTATTGATTATGCTAAAGACAAAAGTATCCTACCTTCACGGAAAATTCTTGCCTTAGCTGGTTTGTGTAATACTATTGCTAATTACCAAGATCCAGGACTGGCTCATTGTGATGTTAAACCTGAGAACACATTAGTAAATCATAGAGGTGAATTGATACTTTCTGATCCAGGTAGTACCACAACGATTGATGAGAGGCTTAAATATGAACTGTCTGATGATCATCCCAGTAAGGGGGGACTATTCCG encodes the following:
- a CDS encoding EVE domain-containing protein — protein: MNYWILKSEPEAYSFDQLKKDKSTAWTGVRNYTARNNLRKMAVGDICFFYHSGDEKQIVGIAKVIKIAYPDPTASGENWTTVDIAYIKPLKPVALSKMKATESLENMAMLKQGRLSVSPITESEYSQILYMSDPAQFLNDNACIAVK